In Arachis hypogaea cultivar Tifrunner chromosome 17, arahy.Tifrunner.gnm2.J5K5, whole genome shotgun sequence, a single window of DNA contains:
- the LOC112763523 gene encoding cyanate hydratase isoform X2 → MEDNSKASVVKKLQAVKQKNGKSYSQLAEETGLTNVYVAQLLKRQAQLKPQTAPKLRAALPDLTDDLLEEMMRPPLRSYDPHLIQEPTVYRLNEAVMHFGESIKEIINEEFGDGIMSAIDFYCSVDKVKGVDGKDRVVVTFDGKYLPYSEQVPPSTSS, encoded by the exons ATGGAGGATAATAGCAAAGCGAGCGTAGTGAAAAAGCTCCAAGCTGTGAAGCAGAAGAACGGCAAGTCGTACAGTCAGTTAGCGGAGGAAACCGGACTGACCAACGTCTATGTTGCCCAGCTCCTCAAAAGACAAGCTCAGCTCAAACCCCAAACTGCCCCTAAGCTCCGGGCAGCCCTCCCTGACCTGACCGATGATCTTTTGGAAGAGATGATGAGGCCCCCCTTGAGGTCTTATGACCCTCACCTCATCCAAGAACCCACTGTATATAG GTTGAATGAAGCTGTTATGCATTTTGGGGAGAGCATTAAAGAAATAATCAATGAAGAGTTTGGTGATGGGAT CATGTCAGCAATAGATTTCTACTGCTCAGTTGACAAAGTCAAAGGAGTAGATGGGAAAGATCGTGTGGTCGTGACATTTGATGGAAAATATTTGCCATATTCGGAGCAG gtaccaccctccaCCTCCTCATGA
- the LOC112763523 gene encoding cyanate hydratase isoform X1: MEDNSKASVVKKLQAVKQKNGKSYSQLAEETGLTNVYVAQLLKRQAQLKPQTAPKLRAALPDLTDDLLEEMMRPPLRSYDPHLIQEPTVYRLNEAVMHFGESIKEIINEEFGDGIMSAIDFYCSVDKVKGVDGKDRVVVTFDGKYLPYSEQKSEHMVSRQTPHRN; the protein is encoded by the exons ATGGAGGATAATAGCAAAGCGAGCGTAGTGAAAAAGCTCCAAGCTGTGAAGCAGAAGAACGGCAAGTCGTACAGTCAGTTAGCGGAGGAAACCGGACTGACCAACGTCTATGTTGCCCAGCTCCTCAAAAGACAAGCTCAGCTCAAACCCCAAACTGCCCCTAAGCTCCGGGCAGCCCTCCCTGACCTGACCGATGATCTTTTGGAAGAGATGATGAGGCCCCCCTTGAGGTCTTATGACCCTCACCTCATCCAAGAACCCACTGTATATAG GTTGAATGAAGCTGTTATGCATTTTGGGGAGAGCATTAAAGAAATAATCAATGAAGAGTTTGGTGATGGGAT CATGTCAGCAATAGATTTCTACTGCTCAGTTGACAAAGTCAAAGGAGTAGATGGGAAAGATCGTGTGGTCGTGACATTTGATGGAAAATATTTGCCATATTCGGAGCAG AAATCAGAGCACATGGTTTCAAGACAAACGCCACACAGAAATTAA